In Ancalomicrobiaceae bacterium S20, the following proteins share a genomic window:
- a CDS encoding SRPBCC family protein — MNAITTSAQTIDPHARLVEPTTLRIERLLPGPIERCWAYLTDSDLRRQWLAAGAMDLTPGAAFTFTWRNDELTDPPGARPEGFGAEHSMASRVIAAEPPYRLEIAWGEGTVCFELAPAGDRVLLTLVHTRIVERDMRLKIGAGWHAHLDVMAAKLGGADLPPFWDHWRALRDAYDRRMPA; from the coding sequence ATGAACGCGATCACGACCTCAGCCCAAACCATCGACCCGCATGCGCGGCTGGTCGAGCCGACCACGCTTCGGATCGAGCGGCTGTTGCCCGGCCCGATCGAACGGTGCTGGGCCTATCTCACCGACAGCGACCTGCGTCGGCAGTGGCTGGCGGCGGGCGCTATGGACCTCACGCCCGGCGCGGCCTTCACCTTCACCTGGCGCAACGACGAACTGACCGATCCGCCCGGCGCCCGTCCGGAGGGCTTTGGCGCCGAGCACAGCATGGCGAGCCGCGTGATCGCGGCCGAGCCGCCGTACCGGCTCGAGATCGCCTGGGGCGAGGGCACGGTCTGCTTCGAACTGGCGCCGGCGGGTGATCGCGTGCTGTTGACGCTGGTCCATACCCGGATCGTCGAACGCGACATGCGGCTCAAGATCGGCGCCGGCTGGCACGCGCATCTCGACGTCATGGCGGCCAAGCTCGGCGGCGCCGACCTGCCGCCGTTCTGGGACCACTGGCGCGCGCTGCGTGATGCATACGATCGGCGGATGCCGGCCTGA
- the sufA gene encoding Fe-S cluster assembly scaffold SufA — protein MFGLKVISLTDAAAERVKEIMASSDEPVVGLRLGVEKGGCAGMSYTVDYVTTPDPKDDVVEEKGVTVFVDPKAALFLLGTVMDFRVTKLSSGFVFENPNQVSACGCGESVELKPADPAALAAQH, from the coding sequence ATGTTCGGACTGAAGGTGATCTCGCTGACCGATGCCGCCGCCGAACGCGTGAAGGAGATCATGGCGTCGTCGGACGAACCCGTGGTCGGCCTCCGGCTCGGCGTCGAGAAGGGCGGCTGCGCGGGCATGTCCTACACGGTCGACTACGTGACCACGCCGGACCCTAAGGACGACGTCGTCGAGGAGAAGGGCGTGACCGTGTTCGTCGATCCGAAGGCGGCGCTGTTCCTGCTCGGCACGGTCATGGACTTCCGCGTCACGAAACTCTCCTCCGGCTTCGTGTTCGAGAACCCGAACCAGGTCTCGGCCTGCGGCTGCGGCGAGAGCGTCGAGCTGAAGCCGGCCGATCCGGCCGCGCTCGCCGCCCAGCACTGA
- the sufD gene encoding Fe-S cluster assembly protein SufD, translating into MAKVTPLKTAAEQALIAAANARAAADGSAARGLRDAAARHFENTGLPHRRVEEWKYTDLKASLREAKPLDLPTDAAAASAIAARTLLDGAVRLFVIDGVFRADLSDLAGLPAGVTAGSLKDLLGSGSEAEIAALSGPLVAHGDPIIALNAALMTDGVVVKVAAGAAVATPIVIVQAITPGAARGVHTRSLVDVGAGASVAIVEVLEADQAGHQQTSMLNFVVADGAKVEHLVIRAADFSAVNVGTLTAVLGAHVEFASFALQSVGDIARRQLFVRMQGDHSKLALRGATMLDGRRHADTTLVVDHASLHCESRELFRTVVDEAAQGVFQGKIIVRHGAQKTDGQMASNALLLSDEAEMANKPELEIFADDVACGHGATCGEIDERLVFYLMSRGVPRKEAEALLIQSFLGEVIDEVGSVLGEDHGGALRDILTGHLEAWLAARAARG; encoded by the coding sequence ATGGCAAAGGTGACACCCCTGAAGACGGCCGCCGAACAGGCGCTGATCGCGGCCGCGAACGCGCGCGCCGCCGCCGACGGCTCGGCCGCGCGCGGCTTGCGGGATGCGGCTGCCAGGCATTTCGAGAACACCGGCCTGCCGCATCGGCGCGTCGAGGAGTGGAAGTACACCGATCTCAAGGCGAGCCTGCGCGAGGCGAAGCCGCTCGATCTGCCGACCGATGCGGCGGCCGCCTCGGCGATCGCGGCGCGGACGCTTCTCGACGGCGCGGTCCGGCTGTTCGTGATCGACGGCGTGTTCCGGGCCGATCTCTCGGATCTCGCCGGCCTGCCGGCCGGCGTGACCGCCGGTTCGCTCAAGGATCTGCTCGGTTCGGGTTCGGAGGCCGAGATCGCGGCGCTGTCCGGCCCGCTCGTCGCCCATGGCGATCCGATCATCGCGCTCAATGCGGCGCTGATGACCGACGGCGTCGTCGTGAAGGTCGCCGCCGGCGCCGCGGTCGCGACGCCGATCGTCATCGTCCAGGCGATCACGCCGGGCGCGGCGCGCGGCGTGCACACGCGCTCGCTCGTCGATGTCGGGGCGGGCGCCTCGGTCGCGATCGTCGAGGTGCTCGAGGCGGATCAGGCCGGGCACCAGCAGACCTCGATGCTCAACTTTGTCGTCGCCGACGGCGCCAAGGTCGAGCATCTCGTGATCCGCGCGGCGGATTTCTCGGCCGTCAACGTCGGCACGCTGACCGCGGTGCTCGGGGCGCATGTCGAGTTCGCGAGCTTCGCCTTGCAGTCGGTCGGCGACATCGCGCGCCGGCAGCTGTTCGTGCGCATGCAGGGCGACCACTCGAAGCTGGCGCTGCGCGGCGCCACCATGCTCGACGGCCGCCGCCATGCCGACACGACGCTGGTGGTCGACCACGCCTCGCTTCATTGCGAGAGCCGCGAACTGTTCCGCACCGTCGTCGACGAGGCGGCGCAGGGCGTGTTCCAGGGCAAGATCATCGTACGCCACGGCGCGCAGAAGACCGACGGCCAGATGGCGTCCAACGCGCTCCTGCTCTCCGACGAGGCCGAGATGGCCAACAAGCCGGAGCTGGAGATCTTCGCCGACGACGTCGCCTGCGGCCATGGCGCCACCTGCGGCGAGATCGACGAGCGGCTGGTGTTCTACCTCATGTCGCGCGGCGTGCCGCGCAAGGAGGCGGAGGCGCTGCTGATCCAGTCGTTCCTCGGCGAGGTGATCGACGAGGTCGGTTCGGTGCTCGGCGAGGATCATGGCGGCGCGCTCCGCGATATCCTGACGGGGCATCTGGAGGCCTGGCTCGCGGCGCGCGCCGCGCGCGGGTGA
- the sufB gene encoding Fe-S cluster assembly protein SufB, translating into MAAVKETVDQVLAIDVDQYKYGFETAIESEKAPKGLSEDIVRFISEKKGEPEWMLAWRLDAYRRWLTMEEPTWARVDYPKIDFNDIYYYAAPKGTAGPKSLDEVDPELLRTYEKLGIPLKEQEVLAGVQGAKIAVDAVFDSVSVVTTFREELKKHGVIFCSISEALREYPDLVRQYLGSVVPVTDNYYATLNSAVFSDGSFVYIPPGVRCPMELSTYFRINEKNTGQFERTLIIADKGAYVSYLEGCTAPQRDENQLHAAVVELVALEDAEIKYSTVQNWYPGDKDGKGGIYNFVTKRGDCRGARSKISWTQVETGSAITWKYPSCILRGDESQGEFYSIAISNGYQQVDSGTKMIHLGKNTSSRIISKGISAGRSNNTYRGLVSINRKATNARNFTNCDSLLIGQDCGAHTVPYIETRNSSATVEHEATTSKISEDQMFYCVSRGLSEEEAVALIVNGFVKDVLQQLPMEFAVEAQKLIGISLEGSVG; encoded by the coding sequence ATGGCTGCAGTGAAGGAAACGGTCGACCAGGTTCTGGCGATCGACGTCGACCAGTACAAGTACGGTTTCGAGACCGCGATCGAGTCCGAGAAGGCGCCCAAGGGCCTCAGCGAGGATATCGTCCGCTTCATCTCGGAGAAGAAGGGCGAGCCCGAATGGATGCTCGCCTGGCGCCTCGACGCCTATCGCCGTTGGCTCACCATGGAAGAGCCGACCTGGGCGCGCGTCGACTATCCGAAGATCGACTTCAACGACATTTACTACTACGCGGCGCCGAAGGGCACGGCGGGGCCGAAGAGCCTCGACGAGGTCGATCCGGAGCTCCTGCGGACCTATGAGAAGCTCGGTATCCCGCTCAAGGAGCAGGAGGTGCTCGCTGGCGTGCAGGGCGCCAAGATCGCCGTCGATGCGGTGTTCGATTCGGTGTCGGTGGTCACGACCTTCCGCGAGGAGCTGAAGAAGCACGGCGTGATCTTCTGCTCGATCTCGGAGGCGCTGCGCGAGTACCCGGATCTGGTGCGCCAGTATCTCGGTTCGGTCGTGCCGGTGACCGACAATTATTACGCCACGCTCAATTCGGCCGTGTTCTCGGACGGATCGTTCGTCTACATCCCGCCGGGCGTGCGCTGCCCGATGGAGCTGTCGACCTATTTCCGTATCAACGAGAAGAACACCGGCCAGTTCGAGCGGACGCTGATCATCGCCGACAAGGGCGCCTACGTCTCGTATCTGGAAGGCTGCACCGCGCCGCAGCGCGACGAGAACCAGCTGCATGCGGCTGTCGTCGAGCTCGTTGCGCTGGAAGATGCCGAGATCAAGTACTCGACGGTCCAGAACTGGTATCCGGGCGACAAGGACGGCAAGGGCGGCATCTACAACTTCGTGACCAAGCGCGGCGACTGCCGCGGCGCACGCTCGAAGATCTCGTGGACGCAGGTCGAGACCGGTTCGGCGATCACCTGGAAGTATCCGTCGTGCATCCTGCGTGGTGACGAGAGTCAGGGCGAGTTCTACTCGATCGCGATCTCGAACGGCTATCAGCAGGTCGACAGCGGCACCAAGATGATCCATCTCGGCAAGAACACGTCGAGCCGGATCATCTCGAAGGGCATTTCGGCCGGGCGCTCGAACAACACCTACCGTGGTCTGGTGTCGATCAACCGCAAGGCGACGAACGCGCGCAACTTCACCAATTGCGACAGTCTGCTGATCGGCCAGGACTGCGGCGCGCACACGGTGCCCTACATCGAGACCCGCAACTCGTCCGCCACGGTCGAGCACGAGGCGACGACGTCAAAGATCTCCGAGGACCAGATGTTCTACTGCGTGAGCCGCGGGCTTTCGGAGGAGGAAGCGGTCGCGCTGATCGTCAACGGTTTCGTCAAGGACGTGCTGCAGCAACTGCCGATGGAGTTCGCCGTCGAGGCGCAGAAGCTGATCGGCATCTCGCTCGAAGGGAGCGTCGGATGA
- the sufC gene encoding Fe-S cluster assembly ATPase SufC, translating to MLKIENLHAKIADEDREILHGLDLEVRPGEVHAIMGPNGSGKSTLSYILAGKEDYEVTEGSVTLDGEDLLDLEADARAAKGVFLAFQYPVEIPGVANMTFLKAALNAQRRARGEGDISTPDFMRLVREKAAALKITQDMLKRPVNVGFSGGEKKRNEILQMAVLAPKLCILDETDSGLDIDALKVVSDGVNALRSPDRAFVVITHYQRLLDHIKPDFVHVLSKGRIVRSGGPELALELEANGYAEYVGVEAA from the coding sequence ATGCTGAAGATCGAGAACCTGCACGCGAAGATCGCCGACGAAGACCGCGAAATCCTTCATGGATTGGACCTCGAGGTCCGTCCGGGCGAGGTGCATGCCATCATGGGCCCGAACGGCTCGGGCAAGTCGACGCTGTCCTATATCCTGGCCGGCAAGGAGGACTATGAGGTGACCGAGGGCTCGGTCACGCTCGACGGCGAGGATCTGCTCGACCTCGAGGCCGATGCGCGCGCCGCCAAGGGCGTGTTCCTGGCGTTCCAGTATCCGGTCGAGATCCCGGGCGTCGCCAACATGACCTTCCTCAAGGCCGCTCTCAACGCGCAGCGCCGCGCCCGCGGCGAGGGCGACATCTCGACCCCGGACTTCATGCGGCTCGTCCGCGAGAAGGCGGCGGCGCTCAAGATCACGCAGGACATGCTGAAGCGGCCGGTCAACGTCGGCTTCTCGGGCGGCGAGAAGAAGCGCAACGAGATCCTGCAGATGGCGGTGCTCGCGCCGAAGCTCTGCATCCTCGACGAGACCGACTCCGGCCTCGACATCGACGCGCTGAAGGTCGTCTCCGACGGCGTCAACGCGCTGCGCTCGCCCGATCGCGCCTTCGTGGTGATCACGCATTACCAGCGCCTGCTCGACCACATCAAGCCGGACTTCGTCCACGTGCTGTCGAAGGGCCGGATCGTCCGCTCGGGCGGGCCCGAGCTGGCGCTCGAACTCGAGGCCAACGGCTATGCCGAGTATGTCGGCGTCGAGGCCGCGTGA
- a CDS encoding metalloregulator ArsR/SmtB family transcription factor, translating to MVDQSASQLDTVFHALGDATRRRMVQALAAGERSVGELAAPFDMSLAAASKHIKVLESAGLIRREIRGRTHVCRLDAAPLADAQAWLASYERFWTSRLDALDRLLRAEDARAAETRDPEPDPKPDP from the coding sequence ATGGTTGATCAAAGCGCATCCCAACTCGACACCGTCTTCCACGCCCTCGGCGACGCCACGCGGCGGCGCATGGTGCAGGCCTTGGCGGCGGGCGAACGCTCGGTCGGCGAACTCGCCGCGCCGTTCGACATGTCGCTCGCCGCCGCCTCCAAGCACATCAAGGTGCTGGAGAGCGCCGGCCTGATCCGACGCGAGATCCGCGGCCGGACCCATGTCTGCCGCCTCGATGCCGCGCCGCTCGCCGACGCACAGGCGTGGCTCGCCTCTTACGAGCGGTTCTGGACGAGCCGCCTCGATGCCCTCGATCGGCTCCTGCGCGCGGAGGATGCGCGGGCGGCCGAGACCCGCGACCCCGAACCGGACCCGAAGCCGGATCCATGA
- a CDS encoding cysteine desulfurase has translation MAAQVTAPYDVDAIRADFPILAMSVHGKPLSYLDNGASAQKPQQVIDRMTRLMTSEYANVHRGLHYLANASTEAFEEAREIVRGFLGAATTDEIVFTKSITEAMNLLAYSLGQDIRAGDEIVLSIMEHHSNIVPWHFLRERKGAVIKWVPVSDDGVFDFEAFEKLLSPRTKIVSVTHMSNVLGTVVPIKEVARAAHAVGAKVIVDGAQGAVHLPVNVQDLGVDFYGITGHKLYGPTGIGVLWGRRELLAAMPPFLGGGEMIKDVTEDLVTYGEPPHRFEAGTPPIIEAVGLGAALKYIDSVGKARIMAHEEALRDYATERLSQINRVRIFGRAPGKGAIVSFELEGAHAHDVATILDRYGVAVRAGTHCAQPLLKRFGVTSTCRASFAMYNKPEEIDRLAEALQKAQDFFG, from the coding sequence ATGGCAGCGCAGGTGACCGCCCCTTATGACGTCGACGCGATACGCGCGGATTTCCCGATCCTCGCGATGAGCGTCCACGGCAAGCCGCTGTCCTATCTCGACAACGGCGCCTCGGCGCAGAAGCCGCAACAGGTCATCGACCGCATGACGCGGCTGATGACGTCGGAATATGCCAACGTCCATCGCGGCCTGCATTATCTCGCCAACGCCTCGACCGAGGCGTTCGAGGAGGCGCGCGAGATCGTGCGCGGCTTCCTCGGCGCGGCCACGACCGACGAGATCGTGTTCACGAAGTCGATCACCGAGGCGATGAACCTGCTCGCCTATTCGCTCGGGCAGGACATCCGCGCGGGCGACGAGATCGTGCTCTCGATCATGGAGCACCATTCCAACATCGTGCCCTGGCACTTCCTGCGCGAGCGCAAGGGCGCGGTGATCAAGTGGGTGCCGGTGTCGGACGACGGCGTGTTCGATTTCGAGGCGTTCGAGAAGCTCTTGTCGCCGCGGACCAAGATCGTCTCGGTCACGCACATGTCGAACGTGCTCGGCACCGTGGTGCCGATCAAGGAGGTCGCGCGCGCGGCCCACGCGGTCGGCGCCAAGGTGATCGTCGACGGCGCGCAGGGCGCGGTGCATCTGCCGGTGAACGTTCAGGATCTCGGTGTCGACTTCTACGGCATCACCGGCCACAAGCTCTATGGTCCGACCGGCATCGGCGTGCTGTGGGGCCGGCGCGAGCTGTTGGCGGCCATGCCGCCGTTCCTCGGCGGCGGCGAGATGATCAAGGACGTGACCGAGGACCTGGTCACCTACGGCGAGCCGCCGCACCGGTTCGAAGCCGGCACGCCGCCGATCATCGAGGCGGTCGGGCTCGGCGCGGCGCTGAAGTACATCGACAGCGTCGGCAAGGCGCGCATCATGGCGCATGAAGAGGCGCTGCGCGACTACGCGACCGAGCGGCTGTCGCAGATCAACCGCGTGCGCATCTTCGGCCGCGCGCCGGGCAAGGGTGCGATCGTGTCGTTCGAACTCGAGGGCGCGCACGCCCACGACGTCGCAACGATTCTCGATCGCTACGGGGTCGCGGTGCGCGCAGGCACGCATTGCGCCCAGCCGCTCTTGAAGCGCTTCGGCGTCACGTCCACATGCCGGGCGTCGTTCGCGATGTACAACAAGCCGGAGGAGATCGACCGGCTGGCCGAGGCGCTGCAAAAGGCGCAAGATTTCTTCGGCTGA
- a CDS encoding SUF system Fe-S cluster assembly protein: MGPAEIAKPSAVAIAPEELDRLTGDIVAALKTVYDPEIPADIYELGLIYKIDIDDDRNIAIDMTLTAPGCPVAGEMPGWVENAVSSVPGVGTVAVTMVFDPPWDQSRMSDEARVALDWY, translated from the coding sequence ATGGGGCCGGCCGAGATCGCCAAGCCGAGCGCTGTCGCGATCGCGCCCGAGGAGCTCGACCGGCTGACCGGCGACATCGTCGCCGCGCTGAAGACGGTCTACGACCCGGAGATCCCGGCCGACATCTACGAACTCGGCCTGATCTACAAGATCGACATCGACGACGATCGCAACATTGCGATCGACATGACGCTGACCGCGCCGGGCTGCCCGGTCGCCGGCGAGATGCCGGGCTGGGTCGAGAACGCCGTCAGCTCGGTGCCGGGCGTCGGCACCGTCGCCGTCACGATGGTGTTCGACCCACCGTGGGACCAGAGCCGCATGTCCGACGAGGCGCGGGTGGCGCTCGACTGGTACTGA